From Cydia fagiglandana chromosome 24, ilCydFagi1.1, whole genome shotgun sequence, a single genomic window includes:
- the LOC134676066 gene encoding uncharacterized protein LOC134676066: MLSNGRSKMGLKTQNCYVVIHRVVRPIVTYASAVWCNKTNQKTAIDTLNSLQRTACLTATGAFSSTPGAALDALLDIIPLHLQVQKEAKQCVYRICTLNRPKWRSQALANLKAWVFANRTLSMPTDDTHTECHLTKLYTVEIPPRDKWINNQMYVEEGSHVWYTDGSKKGNDVGCGIYGERPKLRASVSMGTQASIFQAEVFAINKCAEINLDRNLRHQHIYINSDSQAALLALESLESNSKLVQNCKTNLNALANSNKVTLRWVPGHSDINGNEEADELARKGADTPLVGPEPFCGITKRDAYSLLSKLEKTRATEWWKFVKGQEHSKALIKGFNSRTAKELLGLKRHKTCAVTRILTGHCKLNKHMFQIGKKQDATCRFCQESEETAMHILCSCGPLMSKRSTYLGRHVVQPYEVQNITAQRI; the protein is encoded by the coding sequence ATGCTGTCGAATGGCAGGAGCAAGATGGGGCTTAAGACCCAAAATTGCTATGTGGTTATACACAGGGTAGTGAGGCCAATTGTCACCTACGCCTCCGCAGTCTGGTGTAACAAAACCAACCAAAAGACAGCAATAGACACTCTAAACAGCCTACAACGCACGGCTTGTTTAACAGCAACAGGCGCCTTCTCCTCGACACCGGGAGCGGCCCTAGATGCACTGCTAGACATCATACCACTCCACCTGCAGGTGCAAAAGGAGGCCAAGCAGTGCGTCTACAGAATATGCACGCTAAACAGGCCAAAATGGCGCTCTCAGGCATTAGCCAATCTAAAGGCCTGGGTCTTTGCAAATagaacccttagcatgcccactgatgACACgcacaccgaatgtcatctcacCAAACTGTACACAGTAGAAATACCTCCTAGAGACAAATGGATCAACAACCAAATGTACGTCGAAGAGGGAAGCCACGTTTGGTATACAGATGGTTCCAAAAAAGGCAATGATGTAGGATGTGGGATCTATGGTGAGAGAcctaagctcagagctagcgtCAGCATGGGcacacaggcctcaatcttccaggcagaaGTCTTCGCCATCAACAAATGTGCGGAGATTAACCTGGATAGAAACCTAAGACACCAGCATATCTACATCAACTCAGACAGCCAGGCTGCTCTGCTGGCACTAGAATCCCTTGAGTCAAACTCAAAACTAGTCCAGAACTGTAAAACAAACCTAAATGCACTGGCTAACTCCAACAAGGTCACACTTAGATGGGTACCAGGGCACTCCGACATTAACGGAAACGAAGAAGCGGACGAACTTGCTAGAAAGGGCGCAGACACACCCCTGGTCGGCCCAGAACCGTTCTGTGGAATCACAAAACGGGATGCATATTCTCTGCTCAGCAAGTTAGAAAAAACGAGAGCAACCGAGTGGTGGAAGTTCGTTAAAGGACAAGAACACTCGAAAGCTCTAATCAAAGGGTTCAACAGCAGAACTGCTAAAGAGCTTTTAGGACTCAAAAGGCACAAAACCTGCGCGGTGACCAGAATACTGACTGGACACTGTAAGTTGAATAAACATATGTTTCAAATTGGGAAGAAACAAGATGCGACATGCAGGTTCTGTCAGGAGTCAGAGGAGACTGCAATGCACATTCTCTGCTCTTGTGGACCACTAATGTcaaaaagaagtacctacctagggcgaCACGTAGTGCAACCGTATGAGGTACAGAacattacggcccaaagaatctag